A section of the Paenibacillus odorifer genome encodes:
- a CDS encoding metallophosphoesterase family protein has product MKRQVKPSRRRRPASRLQPKRSLILKAKAQIINFAVIGDSHVGYGNSASIFRNLLPKAVNSGNKRFVIFGGDNTQAGANHGNNANAYYKDFKDTVTSTLGSIPYKASIGNWEASTQSLFRQYLGADEGQMNFPGTQGKVKYVWLNCALGRFTPGSINLLKNLDDSLYYIIDFHWPLKVSGITVDPTHVLSASETNKFFSSIPTKVRDKVLAIFTHHGHLFYQKLSNIYPGYNKTKFFVCGCSGEYKCKTNGDRGYYNATLSINGTTFNVDAFKVAVN; this is encoded by the coding sequence ATGAAAAGACAGGTGAAACCTAGTAGGAGAAGAAGACCTGCCTCCAGACTGCAGCCTAAACGTAGTTTAATTCTTAAGGCAAAAGCACAAATCATTAACTTTGCGGTTATTGGTGATAGTCATGTGGGGTATGGAAACAGCGCAAGCATTTTTAGGAATCTTTTGCCTAAAGCTGTGAATAGCGGGAATAAGAGATTTGTTATTTTTGGAGGAGATAATACGCAAGCGGGAGCTAATCATGGAAATAATGCGAATGCTTACTACAAGGACTTCAAGGATACGGTAACAAGCACGCTCGGGAGTATTCCTTATAAAGCATCTATAGGAAATTGGGAGGCAAGTACACAGTCCTTATTCAGACAATATTTAGGTGCTGATGAAGGGCAAATGAATTTCCCGGGTACTCAGGGGAAGGTCAAGTATGTATGGCTTAATTGTGCGCTTGGACGGTTCACTCCGGGTAGTATAAATTTGTTGAAAAATTTAGATGATAGTCTTTATTATATTATAGATTTTCATTGGCCCCTCAAAGTGAGCGGGATTACGGTGGACCCAACCCATGTATTAAGCGCATCGGAGACGAATAAGTTTTTTTCATCCATTCCTACAAAAGTGAGAGATAAGGTGCTAGCTATTTTTACGCATCATGGACATCTGTTTTACCAAAAACTTAGTAATATATATCCCGGTTACAATAAAACTAAATTTTTTGTATGCGGATGTTCCGGGGAATATAAATGCAAAACAAATGGCGATCGGGGTTATTACAATGCCACATTATCCATCAACGGGACAACATTTAATGTGGATGCTTTTAAGGTAGCGGTCAATTAG
- a CDS encoding SDR family oxidoreductase gives MNILITGAGRGLGYELAAEALKRGHGVIAGVRRPDQEQTALSQLAATYGEKLTVAALDVTDEEGIAALAAILQGQGRTLGAIINNAAVLTARDTQIEELDFQDMLTTMDINLYGPMRVVKHFLPLLTEPKLSIINISSEAGSITNAYSGDYPYSISKTALNMFSQQLHVYLKERGVQVLGVHPGWMHTEMGGAEAPTNPTQSAEGIMDLIEKRTTPEGHFMFVDYTGKDMKI, from the coding sequence GTGAATATACTAATTACTGGTGCCGGACGTGGATTGGGTTATGAGCTGGCGGCTGAGGCATTGAAGCGGGGGCATGGAGTCATTGCCGGGGTTCGCCGTCCTGATCAGGAACAAACAGCACTATCCCAGCTTGCTGCGACCTATGGCGAGAAGCTGACTGTGGCCGCGCTGGACGTGACGGATGAAGAAGGAATCGCAGCGCTTGCTGCGATTCTGCAAGGACAAGGCCGGACGCTTGGTGCCATTATTAATAATGCGGCGGTGCTGACCGCCAGGGACACACAGATTGAAGAACTTGATTTCCAAGATATGCTTACCACGATGGATATTAATCTTTACGGACCGATGCGGGTGGTTAAGCATTTCTTGCCGCTGCTCACTGAACCCAAACTTTCGATTATCAATATATCGTCGGAAGCAGGCAGCATTACTAATGCTTATTCGGGAGACTATCCATATTCCATCTCCAAAACGGCACTTAATATGTTCTCACAGCAACTGCATGTGTATTTAAAAGAACGAGGGGTACAAGTACTCGGCGTACATCCTGGCTGGATGCATACGGAGATGGGCGGGGCAGAGGCGCCAACGAATCCGACCCAAAGTGCTGAGGGCATCATGGACTTGATCGAGAAGCGGACAACACCGGAAGGTCATTTCATGTTTGTAGATTATACGGGTAAGGATATGAAGATTTAA
- a CDS encoding serine hydrolase domain-containing protein: MSILDSNKINTECLSGRIDRVIDRTLADKRLVGAVIKVMIDGELVYSRAAGFADREIGRLMREDALFRLASVTKPIISTAALVLVAQGRLQLDDRVDRWLPEFQPRLQNGEFATLTIRHLMTHTAGLSYRFFQEEKGSYQSAGVSDGMDQPGITLEENLRRLASVPLLYTPGTEWKYSIATDVLGAVIAKVTETPLSEAVHSLVTKPLGMSDTGFIAVDRERLATSYANDTPEPRPLLEPDSIAFVEGTAGFLLAPSRAFDTTAYPSGGSGMVGSAGDFLQLLETLRKGGAPLLPESLVHDMTTNQIGDLPMAFWPGRGFGLGITVLKDPVAADTPESPGTWRMGGTYGHSWFVDPKQRLSAVAFTNTALEGMSGQFTVDLCDAIYDRRNK; encoded by the coding sequence ATGAGTATATTGGATTCAAACAAAATAAATACAGAATGTTTATCAGGTCGCATCGATAGAGTAATCGATCGAACCCTCGCTGACAAGCGTTTGGTCGGTGCTGTCATTAAAGTGATGATAGATGGGGAACTGGTTTATAGCCGTGCTGCCGGTTTTGCCGACCGTGAGATAGGCCGACTTATGCGAGAAGATGCCTTATTCCGGCTAGCTTCAGTTACTAAACCTATCATTTCAACGGCAGCCCTAGTATTAGTTGCGCAAGGTCGTCTACAGCTGGACGACCGCGTTGATCGTTGGCTTCCAGAGTTTCAGCCGCGTTTGCAGAATGGCGAGTTCGCGACCTTGACGATTCGTCATTTGATGACGCACACCGCAGGCCTGTCTTACCGATTTTTTCAAGAAGAGAAGGGTTCCTATCAGTCAGCAGGGGTATCAGATGGTATGGATCAGCCCGGCATCACGTTGGAAGAGAACCTGCGTCGTCTTGCCTCTGTCCCCCTCCTTTATACGCCAGGTACCGAGTGGAAATATTCCATCGCGACAGATGTACTGGGAGCAGTAATTGCAAAGGTCACAGAAACACCGCTTAGTGAAGCTGTACATTCACTCGTGACAAAGCCGCTTGGCATGAGCGACACGGGTTTTATTGCAGTTGACCGAGAACGGCTGGCCACTTCCTATGCCAATGATACTCCAGAGCCACGGCCCTTACTTGAGCCCGACAGTATTGCCTTTGTGGAGGGAACGGCTGGGTTCCTGCTTGCCCCTAGCCGAGCATTTGACACTACTGCCTATCCTTCTGGAGGATCTGGCATGGTCGGCAGCGCCGGAGACTTTTTGCAACTGCTGGAAACATTACGTAAGGGCGGAGCGCCGCTGCTACCAGAGTCACTGGTTCACGATATGACGACCAACCAGATCGGTGATCTGCCAATGGCCTTCTGGCCAGGACGAGGCTTTGGCCTAGGCATTACTGTACTAAAGGATCCTGTCGCCGCAGACACTCCGGAATCCCCGGGTACTTGGCGCATGGGTGGCACTTATGGTCATTCGTGGTTCGTCGATCCGAAGCAACGCCTCAGTGCCGTGGCTTTCACTAATACTGCACTGGAAGGCATGTCGGGTCAGTTTACTGTTGACCTTTGTGATGCCATTTATGATAGACGTAATAAATAG
- a CDS encoding serine hydrolase domain-containing protein: protein MRGLVFNSLEQAGVSAFGVERIRTAAAQMVEDNITPAQVIVAARKGTLLVHQANGKTGPEADAAELTVDTIFPLCSITKLFTATAIMMLVEQGKVGLNRPVSDYIPEFTGENKTKVCVHHLLTHTSGIEVDVIRSNGIAKQAQEEYPPPEPNQDPELHSYLYGGYDAPLSHEPGTVMSYCGYGYELLGEIIRRVSGQAYDVFVKETIFKPLGMENTYYRVPMEVRNRVVRRAPEAACAEWVDSEYNLNSVSAGGGAYSTAMDLAVFGQMFLNGGIYNGVRFLSPVTVKEMTRNQIPGVSSQYRDEVFPEAYWGYGWAINGTKRDGGDLLSPDAYSHWGAAGPFLCVDPIYQTVTVHLSVELDHQKPFKNMYVDYFNNTVLAAITDL, encoded by the coding sequence ATGAGAGGGTTAGTATTTAATTCTTTAGAACAGGCGGGTGTCTCGGCCTTTGGTGTGGAGCGCATTCGTACAGCCGCCGCGCAAATGGTTGAAGACAATATCACACCTGCGCAAGTTATTGTTGCTGCGAGAAAGGGGACGCTGCTGGTCCATCAAGCGAATGGAAAAACCGGCCCTGAAGCAGACGCAGCGGAATTAACCGTGGATACTATATTTCCACTCTGTTCCATAACAAAACTATTTACTGCAACCGCTATTATGATGTTAGTGGAACAAGGGAAAGTGGGTCTAAATAGGCCGGTTTCTGATTACATCCCCGAATTTACAGGGGAAAACAAAACAAAGGTATGCGTACATCATTTGTTGACACATACCTCTGGAATTGAGGTTGATGTGATTCGTTCTAATGGAATTGCCAAACAGGCGCAAGAGGAATATCCTCCACCCGAACCTAATCAAGATCCAGAACTGCATAGTTACTTATATGGCGGTTATGATGCACCACTTAGCCATGAGCCAGGTACTGTGATGTCTTACTGTGGATATGGTTATGAGCTGTTGGGTGAAATCATACGGCGTGTTAGTGGACAAGCTTATGATGTATTCGTAAAGGAAACCATTTTTAAACCGCTGGGAATGGAAAATACATATTATCGTGTGCCAATGGAAGTGCGGAACAGAGTAGTTAGACGTGCTCCTGAGGCAGCATGCGCGGAATGGGTAGACAGCGAATACAATTTGAATTCTGTATCTGCGGGGGGCGGCGCTTACTCAACGGCTATGGATTTGGCTGTTTTTGGCCAGATGTTCCTTAACGGTGGAATTTATAACGGAGTACGATTCCTTAGTCCGGTAACAGTAAAAGAAATGACCCGCAATCAAATTCCGGGCGTATCCTCACAATATAGAGATGAAGTTTTTCCTGAAGCGTACTGGGGATACGGATGGGCGATTAATGGCACGAAGCGTGACGGCGGAGATCTGCTCTCTCCTGATGCCTATTCACACTGGGGGGCGGCAGGTCCATTCCTCTGTGTGGATCCGATTTATCAGACGGTGACGGTTCATTTATCCGTAGAGCTGGATCACCAGAAGCCATTTAAAAATATGTATGTTGATTATTTCAATAATACCGTTCTGGCAGCGATCACAGATCTGTAA
- a CDS encoding carbohydrate ABC transporter permease produces MKRMATESKREERAFWMFIMPWFIGFILFTGGPIIVSLMLSFSEYNVISSPEFIGFDNFRLLFQDRLFYKSLSVTIYYSLLSVPFTIVSSLVIALLLNQKVRGQSLLRTLYYAPSVISGVAVSFLWSWLLNPTFGVVNSLLYDWFGVEGPGWFTSPGTVVPSMVLMQLTASGSTMVIFLASLQSLPSDLYEAASIEGAGVWKKFYKITLPLISPVVLFNTIIAMIASLQVFTESYVITKGGPDWSSYFYVYYLFDTAFKQFRMGYASAQAWILFIILFTLTLVFMWSSKRFVHYEYDSKR; encoded by the coding sequence ATGAAGCGAATGGCAACTGAGAGTAAGCGGGAGGAACGCGCCTTCTGGATGTTTATTATGCCGTGGTTTATCGGTTTCATATTGTTTACTGGCGGACCGATCATCGTGTCGCTGATGTTAAGTTTCTCCGAATACAATGTAATTTCGTCTCCTGAATTTATAGGGTTTGATAATTTCAGGCTGTTATTTCAGGATAGGCTGTTCTACAAATCGTTATCTGTCACCATCTATTATTCCTTATTGTCCGTACCCTTTACCATTGTATCTTCGTTGGTGATTGCCCTGCTGCTGAATCAGAAGGTTCGAGGACAGTCATTACTTCGTACGCTGTATTATGCGCCAAGTGTTATTTCCGGGGTGGCTGTGTCTTTCCTGTGGTCTTGGCTGCTTAACCCGACCTTCGGGGTAGTCAATTCCTTACTCTATGACTGGTTTGGTGTGGAAGGTCCAGGCTGGTTCACGAGCCCGGGGACGGTCGTCCCATCTATGGTTCTGATGCAGTTAACGGCGTCAGGTTCAACCATGGTGATATTCCTAGCTTCCTTGCAATCTCTTCCGAGTGATCTATATGAAGCGGCGTCAATTGAAGGAGCAGGTGTGTGGAAAAAGTTCTACAAAATTACACTTCCGCTCATTTCGCCGGTGGTTTTGTTCAATACGATTATTGCAATGATCGCTTCCCTGCAAGTATTTACTGAATCCTACGTCATTACGAAAGGCGGACCGGACTGGAGTTCATATTTCTATGTATACTACTTGTTTGATACAGCCTTTAAACAATTTCGGATGGGTTATGCCTCTGCTCAGGCCTGGATTCTATTTATCATCCTTTTTACACTGACTCTTGTATTCATGTGGAGTTCGAAGCGGTTTGTCCACTATGAATATGACTCTAAAAGATAG
- a CDS encoding MFS transporter — translation MSQNTSSATQSASSTPSSERLPWAGLLALAMTGFICILTETIPAGLLLQIGEGLGVSEALAGQLVTLYALGSLLAAIPLTTVTRGWRRRPLLLMCILGFLIFNTVTTFSSNYILTLIARFFAGVSAGVLWGMIAGYARRMVPESLKGRAMAVAMVGTPLALALGVPAGTLLGTLVGWRSIFGILSLLALMLIAWVFWKLPDYPGEAPDKRLPLYKVFVIPGVRPVLFVVLAWVLAHNILYTYIAPYLTQAGLTQRVDLVLLIFGITALVGIWVIGILIDRKLRPLVLISLAAFALSSIVLGISSSQPVVIYLVVGVWGLTFGGAATLLQTAVAETAGESADVAQSMLVTAWNLAIGGGGVMGGILIETLGVRSFPWVMFILLILALLVAWRAKDYGFPSRKR, via the coding sequence ATGAGCCAAAACACATCTTCTGCCACACAAAGTGCCTCCAGCACTCCCTCTTCTGAACGTCTGCCATGGGCTGGATTACTCGCCCTAGCCATGACGGGGTTTATCTGTATTCTTACCGAAACGATTCCGGCCGGCTTGTTGCTCCAAATAGGTGAGGGGCTTGGAGTCTCCGAGGCCCTTGCAGGTCAACTTGTCACTTTGTACGCCCTGGGTTCACTGTTGGCGGCGATTCCCTTAACTACCGTGACGCGTGGATGGCGGCGGCGACCACTGCTACTAATGTGCATCCTTGGTTTTCTCATATTCAACACCGTCACCACTTTTTCTTCCAATTATATACTTACGCTGATAGCTCGGTTCTTCGCAGGCGTATCCGCTGGAGTCTTATGGGGGATGATAGCAGGTTACGCCCGGCGCATGGTTCCGGAGTCACTCAAGGGACGAGCAATGGCCGTAGCCATGGTTGGCACGCCTCTCGCTCTGGCACTCGGTGTCCCTGCGGGAACACTTCTTGGCACCCTTGTAGGCTGGCGCTCTATCTTCGGGATCCTGTCGCTATTGGCTCTGATGCTAATCGCTTGGGTGTTTTGGAAGCTACCGGACTATCCAGGAGAGGCCCCTGATAAGCGACTCCCTCTCTACAAGGTTTTTGTTATTCCGGGGGTACGGCCGGTACTGTTTGTTGTTCTGGCATGGGTACTGGCACACAACATCTTGTATACCTACATTGCCCCCTATCTTACTCAGGCCGGGCTAACCCAGCGCGTTGACTTGGTACTGCTTATTTTCGGCATTACAGCGCTTGTTGGCATCTGGGTCATCGGTATTTTGATCGACCGCAAGCTGCGTCCATTGGTTCTGATCAGCCTCGCTGCTTTCGCCTTGTCATCCATTGTACTAGGCATTAGTAGCAGCCAGCCCGTAGTGATCTATTTAGTGGTTGGTGTATGGGGGTTGACGTTTGGAGGAGCGGCTACTTTGCTACAGACAGCCGTTGCCGAAACCGCTGGCGAAAGTGCAGATGTGGCCCAATCGATGTTGGTGACGGCATGGAACCTAGCTATTGGCGGTGGCGGCGTGATGGGCGGGATTCTTATTGAAACACTTGGTGTCCGCTCCTTCCCGTGGGTAATGTTTATACTATTGATTCTTGCGCTGCTAGTAGCGTGGCGTGCTAAAGATTACGGATTTCCTTCAAGGAAGCGTTAA
- a CDS encoding Lrp/AsnC family transcriptional regulator, with protein sequence MDHVDKQILFHLQNQARISMTELGKCVGLSQPAVTERVRRMEEKGIISEYRTIISPEKIGKHAAAYMLFHSRDCNAFLDFCRSSPDVVECNRISGEHNYLLKVVTDSTRALEEFGNQCDKYGTYTILIVMSSPIDHKFLIPSLEEASLNLLS encoded by the coding sequence ATGGACCATGTTGATAAGCAAATTCTTTTCCATCTTCAAAATCAAGCAAGAATTTCTATGACAGAGCTGGGGAAATGTGTCGGTTTATCGCAACCTGCGGTTACGGAGAGAGTTAGGCGTATGGAGGAAAAAGGCATCATCAGCGAATATCGCACCATAATTTCTCCTGAAAAGATTGGGAAACATGCTGCTGCCTACATGTTATTTCATTCTAGGGATTGTAATGCATTCCTTGATTTCTGCCGCTCAAGTCCTGATGTCGTCGAATGTAACCGTATAAGTGGGGAACACAACTACTTATTGAAAGTAGTAACCGACTCTACACGAGCCCTCGAGGAATTCGGAAATCAATGTGATAAATACGGTACCTACACCATTCTAATCGTGATGTCATCGCCAATCGATCATAAATTTCTTATACCATCGCTTGAAGAAGCAAGCCTAAACTTACTGAGTTAG
- a CDS encoding AraC family transcriptional regulator — translation METNFYEVQKFDISREKKSQSSMPTRHYHNGYEVFYMVSGDICYFIEDKAYQVVGGSLLLIDINKIHKLVNSSGETFERITLVFKREFLEDLFPNNKTLDLLSTFTRDCHLLRFNGSEQNFIEKLFNKMVSEFTKQPPGYEFYLKTLMFELLIYIYRHQEAMPPAITEEISVVNKKIFEIVDYLNRYYDQRHSIRDIANRFYISPSYFCKTFRDSTGFTFTEYLNNVRIKEARALLINTAFKVAKIAENVGFDNMTHFGRVFKEITGLSPLKYRQTYKIESP, via the coding sequence ATGGAAACCAATTTTTATGAAGTACAAAAATTCGACATCAGTCGAGAGAAAAAAAGTCAATCCAGCATGCCTACACGACATTACCATAACGGTTATGAGGTTTTTTACATGGTTTCGGGAGATATTTGCTATTTCATAGAGGATAAGGCTTATCAGGTTGTCGGGGGTTCTCTATTGCTGATTGACATCAATAAAATTCATAAGCTTGTCAATTCGAGTGGGGAGACCTTTGAACGAATAACACTTGTATTTAAACGCGAGTTCCTCGAAGATCTGTTTCCGAACAATAAGACGCTTGATTTGCTGTCCACTTTTACACGAGATTGTCATCTGCTTCGATTTAATGGTTCTGAACAAAACTTTATCGAGAAATTATTCAATAAAATGGTCTCTGAATTTACGAAGCAACCTCCCGGCTATGAATTCTATCTAAAAACACTTATGTTTGAGCTGCTTATTTATATTTATCGCCACCAGGAAGCGATGCCTCCTGCAATCACTGAAGAAATCAGTGTAGTGAACAAAAAAATATTTGAAATTGTTGACTATCTCAACCGTTATTACGACCAACGTCATTCCATACGCGATATTGCCAACAGATTCTATATCAGTCCTTCCTACTTCTGCAAAACTTTTCGTGATAGTACAGGCTTCACCTTTACAGAATATTTGAATAATGTGCGGATAAAGGAAGCTCGTGCCTTGTTAATTAATACTGCCTTTAAAGTAGCCAAAATAGCTGAAAATGTTGGATTTGATAATATGACTCACTTTGGTCGGGTATTTAAGGAAATCACCGGGCTTTCTCCATTAAAATACCGCCAGACTTATAAAATAGAGAGTCCATGA
- a CDS encoding carbohydrate ABC transporter permease, which translates to MDHRKRSRLMQQFIFVGPTSLFFFIIVLIPFFLGLYYSFTSWNGISRHVEWTGLRNYLHIFTKDPSFLNSFWFTAKFTIFGLVLTNLLGFTLAYVLTRKLFTRNVLRTVFFVPHVIGGLLLGFIWQFIFVRGFSSIGQATGWSFFNLPWLGTGGTAFWAIVIVFVWQNAGYLMVIYISAINNVPQSLIEASKVDGAGRFQALRHVTLPLVMPAVTVCLFLSISWSFKLFDLNLSLTKGGPFKATESVALNIYNEAYTISRFGMGSAKAMVFFVIVALISLLQVRATKKREVEL; encoded by the coding sequence ATGGACCATAGAAAAAGATCACGCCTGATGCAGCAGTTTATTTTTGTCGGGCCAACTTCCTTATTTTTCTTTATTATTGTGCTGATTCCTTTCTTTTTGGGACTCTATTATTCATTTACCAGCTGGAACGGAATCTCGCGGCATGTGGAGTGGACCGGGCTGCGGAACTATCTACATATTTTCACCAAGGACCCTTCCTTTCTTAATTCATTCTGGTTCACGGCGAAGTTCACTATCTTCGGTCTAGTGCTGACCAATCTGCTTGGCTTCACACTCGCTTATGTGCTGACGCGTAAACTGTTCACACGCAATGTCCTGAGAACGGTATTTTTTGTACCGCATGTCATTGGCGGACTTTTGCTCGGGTTTATTTGGCAGTTTATTTTTGTCAGAGGATTCTCCTCTATTGGGCAGGCCACCGGCTGGTCCTTCTTTAATCTTCCATGGTTAGGCACCGGAGGGACAGCATTCTGGGCGATTGTTATCGTATTTGTCTGGCAAAATGCGGGATATCTGATGGTGATCTACATCTCTGCTATCAACAATGTTCCCCAAAGCCTAATTGAAGCGTCCAAAGTGGATGGAGCCGGACGTTTTCAGGCCTTGCGCCATGTCACTCTTCCACTGGTCATGCCCGCTGTAACTGTTTGTCTATTTCTATCTATCTCTTGGTCCTTTAAGCTGTTTGACCTCAACCTGTCGCTGACCAAGGGTGGACCCTTTAAAGCTACCGAATCTGTAGCCTTGAATATTTACAATGAAGCCTATACCATCAGTCGGTTCGGAATGGGCTCGGCCAAAGCGATGGTTTTCTTCGTCATCGTGGCTTTGATTTCCCTATTACAGGTTAGAGCAACCAAGAAAAGAGAGGTGGAGCTGTAA
- a CDS encoding ABC transporter substrate-binding protein, with protein MKSQFLKKNLLSTFLPVAVLGMSLSACAGSGDKESTIDPSGVQSNKGETVEINWVMAADPDKKAWQDETIASFEATHPNIKVHLENIPYDQFDQKLTTMISSGNAPDVWNPNQADSGFATYMKMGALKDLTPYIEKGAPELDTMDKDLLDVYKIDDKFFGIPLVSNATYLFYNKDLFDQQGIPYPTTDWDDTSWNYDKMLEIAQKLSHDVGNVRKQVFGFASGLSPNAMAWSFGGDFFKPEAYTSGVMGEPDLLNEKNIEALQFNLDLINKYKVAPDQQTVSAAAQLGDVFMTGKVAMYINGGWGLGSYEKADFRWGVAAVPYHDGRKVTLFVDPWSISNSSKHSDEAWEFVRYLADPKTGGGAYRYMNDVGRTPADSSLFELWYEKISSQIGMDKAEFKQVHEGAIKYGREAENHLIVKFNTILETMNQTMSSVWNGSKDLKDGLKEVDQNLRSLKLD; from the coding sequence ATGAAATCTCAATTCTTAAAAAAGAACCTTCTTTCTACATTTCTACCCGTTGCAGTTCTCGGAATGTCATTGTCGGCATGTGCCGGATCTGGTGATAAGGAATCTACTATCGATCCTTCAGGTGTGCAGAGTAATAAGGGAGAGACAGTAGAGATTAATTGGGTGATGGCTGCAGATCCGGATAAAAAAGCTTGGCAAGACGAGACGATTGCTTCGTTCGAAGCCACTCATCCTAATATTAAAGTTCATCTTGAGAATATTCCGTATGATCAGTTCGATCAGAAATTGACCACTATGATCTCAAGCGGCAACGCTCCTGATGTGTGGAATCCGAACCAGGCGGACAGCGGCTTTGCTACTTATATGAAGATGGGTGCCCTGAAGGACTTAACGCCTTACATTGAAAAAGGGGCTCCAGAGCTGGATACGATGGATAAGGATTTGCTGGATGTATATAAAATTGATGATAAATTTTTCGGAATTCCGCTTGTCAGCAATGCGACGTATCTGTTTTACAATAAGGATTTATTCGATCAGCAGGGTATTCCTTATCCAACAACGGACTGGGATGACACTTCATGGAACTACGATAAAATGTTAGAAATTGCTCAAAAGCTTTCTCATGATGTAGGTAATGTACGCAAGCAGGTATTCGGATTTGCAAGCGGCCTTAGTCCGAATGCTATGGCTTGGTCATTTGGCGGTGATTTTTTTAAGCCAGAAGCGTATACCTCAGGGGTTATGGGGGAGCCGGATCTACTTAACGAAAAAAATATTGAAGCGTTACAATTTAACCTCGATTTAATTAACAAGTATAAGGTTGCACCGGACCAACAGACTGTGTCTGCCGCGGCTCAGCTTGGAGATGTGTTCATGACGGGGAAAGTTGCCATGTACATTAATGGAGGTTGGGGATTGGGTTCTTATGAAAAAGCGGACTTTCGCTGGGGTGTCGCAGCTGTTCCCTACCATGATGGCCGCAAAGTGACACTTTTTGTGGACCCATGGAGCATCTCAAACTCAAGTAAACATTCGGATGAAGCCTGGGAATTTGTCAGATATCTGGCCGATCCCAAAACCGGTGGAGGCGCCTATCGCTATATGAATGATGTCGGTAGAACGCCAGCGGACAGCAGCTTGTTTGAACTGTGGTACGAAAAAATATCCTCGCAGATTGGGATGGATAAAGCGGAATTCAAACAAGTCCATGAGGGTGCTATTAAGTATGGACGTGAAGCTGAAAATCATCTGATCGTAAAGTTCAATACGATTCTAGAAACCATGAACCAGACCATGTCTTCTGTATGGAATGGAAGTAAAGATTTGAAAGATGGACTGAAGGAAGTGGATCAGAACCTCCGTTCACTCAAACTGGATTAA
- a CDS encoding VOC family protein — protein sequence MSGWLGNHFVTQIGILVNDVEKVSTAYAEFFGLEKPEIIVTDTEDKAQTRYNGEATVARAKLAFFDMGSLQLELIEPDQQPSTWRDYLNEHGEGPHHIAFVVEGMKEKIMLLEGKGFPLQQKGEYTGGRYAYLDTFKELKMIVELLENDKDKGEDL from the coding sequence ATGTCAGGATGGCTTGGGAATCATTTTGTTACGCAGATTGGAATTTTGGTGAATGATGTTGAAAAGGTAAGCACGGCTTATGCGGAGTTTTTTGGACTGGAGAAGCCGGAAATTATCGTTACAGATACAGAAGATAAGGCGCAGACTCGGTATAATGGCGAGGCGACGGTGGCGCGGGCTAAGCTGGCTTTTTTTGATATGGGCTCCCTGCAGCTTGAGCTGATTGAGCCAGATCAGCAGCCCAGTACGTGGCGTGATTATTTGAATGAGCATGGTGAGGGACCTCATCATATTGCTTTTGTGGTTGAAGGAATGAAGGAGAAGATTATGCTGCTCGAAGGCAAAGGGTTCCCACTCCAGCAAAAGGGTGAGTATACCGGGGGGCGTTATGCTTATCTGGACACGTTCAAGGAGTTAAAGATGATTGTGGAACTGCTGGAGAACGATAAGGATAAAGGAGAGGATTTATAG